The Solanum lycopersicum chromosome 6, SLM_r2.1 genome has a window encoding:
- the LOC101250226 gene encoding uncharacterized protein encodes MASLQESLQRFKKQQEKCQAITSMAARAGPSKGAPPRPANAKPPAPAVKFSNDTERLQHINTIRKGPVGSQMKRVIDLLLETRQAFTPEQINEACYVDLIGNKPVFDSLRKNVKVYYDGNRFSYKSKHALKNKEQLLILIRKFPEGIAVIDLKDAYPTVMEDLQALKGAGQIWLLSNFDSQEDIAFPNDPRVPIKVDDDLKQLFRGIELPRDMLDIERDLQKNGMKPATNTAKRRAMAQVHGIAPKPKTKKKKHEISKRTKLTNAHLPELFKL; translated from the exons ATGGCATCACTTCAAGAAAGCTTGCAAAGGTTCAAGAAGCAGCAAGAGAAGTGCCAAGCTATTACTAGTATGGCTGCCAGAGCAGGACCTTCCAAGGGAGCTCCTCCAAGGCCAGCTAATGCAAAACCTCCTGCACCTGCAGTCAAATTTTCAAATGACACGGAAAGGCTCCAGCATATAAATACTATAAGGAAAGGGCCTGTTGGGTCTCAGATGAAACGTGTCATAGACTTGCTTCTGGAG ACAAGGCAAGCTTTCACACCAGAACAGATCAATGAAGCATGTTATGTTGATTTAATTGGCAATAAACCTGTGTTTGACAGTTTGAGGAAAAACGTCAAAGTATATTATGATGGCAATCGCTTTTCTTATAAG TCGAAACATGCTCTGAAAAATAAAGAGCAACTACTTATCTTGATAAGAAAATTCCCTGAGGGTATTGCTGTTATCGACCTCAAGGATGCATACCCGACTGTCATGGAGGACCTGCAG GCTCTCAAAGGTGCTGGTCAAATATGGCTGCTGTCAAATTTTGACTCCCAGGAAGACATCGCCTTCCCAAATGATCCACGAGTACCCATTAAGGTTGATGATGATTTGAAACAGCTATTCAGAGGTATTGAATTACCACGTGACATGCTTGATATCGAAAGGGATCTGCAGAAGAACGGGATGAAACCTGCTACCAACACTGCAAAGAGAAGGGCAATGGCACAAGTCCATGGCATTGCTCCCAAGCCCAAAACCAAAAAGAAGAAGCATGAGATTAGCAAGAGGACTAAGCTTACAAATGCTCATCTTCCAGAACTCTTCAAACTTTAG